A single region of the Musa acuminata AAA Group cultivar baxijiao chromosome BXJ1-11, Cavendish_Baxijiao_AAA, whole genome shotgun sequence genome encodes:
- the LOC135596707 gene encoding RNA-binding KH domain-containing protein PEPPER-like: MAAVPDYTAVNETPAAADAEPMAEAPSSPTAEVDTEQNDADADVGAEEAAEAAAEEEAARDEAPPEAGASVQGGGGLEVKKWPGWPGDNVFRLIVPLLKVGSIIGRKGELIKKLCEETKARVRILEGPIGMNDRIVLISGKEEPEAEISPAMDAVVRIFKRVNGISDIAADGTNLGSAAPGTCSVRLLVAASQAVNLIGKKGEAIRTIQESSNATVRVLTGSELPLYAAPDERTVEIQGEPIKVLKALEAVIQHLRKFLVDHSVLPLFEKSYNAPVMQDRSVDAWGENTRSLSHTVQQSSICNDYGLPLKHDSYFYDHEPQLDSQIPHSGLALYGQDPAVPGLRSSALGRSGSALEVTHKMQIPLMHAEDIIGLGGGNIAYIRRSSGAFITVQETRGLPDEITVEIKGTTSQVHLAQQLIQEFIAGRREPLSSSYEGLDTGLRSSYSQLASPAYRSSSHASQSYGSGYRSSGLGGGGGYGGYRL, encoded by the exons ATGGCGGCGGTGCCTGACTACACCGCCGTAAACGAAACCCCAGCCGCAGCCGATGCCGAGCCCATGGCCGAGGCCCCTTCCTCACCCACTGCCGAGGTCGATACCGAGCAGAACGACGCCGACGCCGACGTCGGCGCCGAGGAGGCAGCGGAAGCCGCCGCTGAGGAGGAGGCAGCGCGAGACGAGGCTCCTCCTGAGGCGGGCGCTTCGGTCCAAGGGGGCGGCGGTCTGGAGGTCAAGAAGTGGCCGGGGTGGCCAGGCGACAACGTGTTCCGCCTCATCGTGCCCTTGCTGAAGGTGGGGAGCATCATTGGCCGCAAGGGGGAGCTTATCAAAAAGCTCTGTGAGGAGACCAAGGCTCGCGTTCGGATTCTTGAAGGGCCTATCGGCATGAATGATCGCATT GTTCTGATATCTGGAAAAGAAGAACCAGAAGCTGAGATATCTCCTGCTATGGATGCTGTGGTGAGAATATTCAAACGTGTAAATGGTATTTCAGATATCGCAGCTGATGGCACAAATTTGGGATCTGCTGCACCTGGTACATGTTCAGTTCGGTTGTTGGTGGCTGCATCACAAGCTGTGAATTTGATTGGAAAGAAAGGTGAAGCGATCAGGACAATTCAGGAGAGTAGCAATGCCACTGTACGGGTGCTAACAGGAA GTGAGTTGCCACTCTATGCTGCTCCAGATGAAAGAACTGTAGAAATACAGGGTGAACCAATTAAAGTCCTCAAAGCCCTTGAAGCAGTTATTCAACATCTCCGGAAGTTTTTGGTAGATCACAGTGTACTTCCTTTGTTTGAGAAGAGT TATAATGCACCTGTTATGCAAGATCGATCAGTAGATGCATGGGGTGAGAACACACGGTCCTTGAGCCACACTGTGCAACAATCTTCAATATGCAATGATTATGGGCTTCCTCTGAAGCACGACTCTTATTTTTATGACCACGAACCTCAATTAGATTCACAAATACCACATAGTGGACTCGCATTATATGGACAGGATCCTGCTGTCCCTGGTTTACGTTCTTCAGCACTAGGGCGCTCTGGCAGTGCTTTAGAG GTCACACACAAAATGCAGATTCCACTTATGCATGCAGAGGATATTATTGGGCTTGGAGGGGGCAATATAGCATACATTCGGCGCAGTAGCGGAGCATTTATTACTGTTCAGGAGACGAGAGGTTTGCCTGATGAAATAACTGTTGAAATTAAAGGCACGACCTCACAGGTTCATCTTGCTCAACAGCTCATTCAG GAATTTATTGCGGGGCGCAGAGAACCTCTGTCGAGCAGCTACGAGGGGCTTGATACAGGCTTGAGGTCAAGTTACTCGCAGTTGGCCAGCCCAGCTTATCGGTCTTCATCTCATGCATCGCAATCCTACGGTAGTGGATATCGTTCCTCCGGactgggagggggagggggatacGGCGGGTATAGGCTCTAA